One genomic region from Arthrobacter sp. YN encodes:
- a CDS encoding FAD-dependent oxidoreductase, whose amino-acid sequence MVSTTPAAGMPLTLGRNGRTPTTLRNRLASAPMERNYGTTDGHITEQYIDYLVTRAKAGLGLVTTEATFVRADGKGRTHQLGLHTDHMIPGLRRLTDALHAEGALAAVELNHGGRTAQSSVSGFKNLAPSPVPCPTAGGEVPRELTAAECYELVAAYAAAAKRAVAAGFDVINLHGAHGYLIHQFMSPISNHRTDEFAAPEFFMNLVIDAVREAVPDTIVGMRVSVVEGPADGISAEQQVAIIRKAHLDKLDFLDLSAGSYDAGEWIVQSGEWKPGILSDYAQAYRQFGLPLGMAGRLNSPEIIDEVLSNGTCDFVSLARAIHADPAFVGGVLRGERYRPCIACNVCIDNLGLGQVTCTVNPAVGRSRVPVPTPAVRPTSRVLVVGAGPAGLTAARELAEAGAQVTLVDDGARPGGQFALAERMRSTPDFHRFADWSASENERLSVDVRLGTHADTSDAGKLARNFGADAVVIASGGGRPAAGFIGSDLPRVSDIRDWLAAHPEILDGGSRPPEAVTIWGADSVSMSVADTLASQGTAVLIIGPQEALAPESGRRAKILAVPRLEANPRVRIFLSSTIEEFDGGRVRISRSGRGDQWIDAPGELLVSRSVLPLGGPLTVEQREAELSRSASIPVALAGTVVDTAAAIVSNAVKSGYDAAQRIAAALVARADIDGAELAGNVPVRRSLPAISQRTGDPAAPSASKPVAIPPLGTPLRRLGLAQLSLVGTAPPDLVTIAAEAGFDFIGARVRPVTPTERLYNLQPGSPMLRETLARMADTGITVEDIEFLLLDGTGLQNGADQREAWLRMMEAGQALGASTLTVACADPDRDRFGDHLAQMTQDGKAYGIIPTLEPIAYQTVRSIPQAVELADRADCKIVVDALHVNRFGGTLAQLEGAADLVPMIQLCDGPAIPPRSKEGLILESRSERGVPGEGEFDLPAMLASFPADIPVSVETPSGSRVAAIGELAWAKQLKAAADSVLNTPAFTWSTT is encoded by the coding sequence ATGGTTTCCACCACGCCCGCAGCGGGAATGCCACTGACCCTGGGCCGCAACGGCCGCACCCCTACGACACTACGCAACCGCCTCGCGTCGGCCCCCATGGAACGCAATTACGGCACCACGGATGGGCACATCACCGAGCAATACATTGACTACCTCGTAACCCGAGCCAAGGCCGGCCTGGGCCTGGTGACCACCGAAGCGACGTTTGTCCGCGCCGACGGCAAGGGCCGCACGCACCAACTCGGCCTGCACACGGACCACATGATCCCCGGGCTCCGCCGCCTCACCGACGCCCTGCACGCCGAAGGTGCGCTGGCCGCCGTCGAACTTAACCACGGCGGCCGCACCGCGCAGTCCTCGGTGTCCGGGTTCAAGAACCTCGCGCCGTCGCCGGTTCCGTGCCCGACGGCGGGTGGCGAGGTTCCGCGGGAACTCACCGCAGCTGAGTGCTACGAACTCGTGGCCGCCTACGCTGCTGCGGCGAAGCGCGCAGTGGCTGCAGGGTTCGACGTCATCAACCTCCACGGCGCCCACGGTTACCTGATCCACCAGTTCATGTCGCCCATTTCCAACCACCGCACGGATGAGTTCGCGGCGCCGGAGTTCTTCATGAACCTGGTCATCGATGCCGTGCGCGAGGCGGTGCCGGACACGATCGTGGGCATGCGCGTCTCCGTGGTGGAAGGTCCGGCCGACGGCATCAGCGCCGAACAGCAAGTGGCCATCATCAGAAAAGCCCATCTGGACAAGCTCGACTTCCTGGACCTATCCGCGGGCAGCTACGACGCCGGCGAATGGATTGTGCAGTCAGGGGAGTGGAAGCCCGGAATCTTGTCCGACTACGCCCAGGCCTACCGTCAGTTCGGTCTCCCTTTGGGCATGGCCGGACGGCTCAACAGCCCGGAGATCATTGACGAAGTCCTCTCCAACGGGACCTGCGATTTCGTGAGCCTGGCTCGCGCCATTCATGCGGATCCTGCTTTTGTGGGCGGCGTGCTGCGCGGTGAACGCTACCGGCCGTGCATCGCGTGCAACGTCTGCATCGACAACCTGGGGCTCGGCCAAGTCACCTGCACGGTCAACCCTGCCGTTGGGCGTTCGCGTGTACCCGTTCCAACGCCGGCCGTCCGCCCAACCTCGCGCGTGCTGGTGGTGGGTGCCGGACCCGCCGGGCTCACCGCTGCCCGCGAGCTCGCCGAAGCGGGAGCTCAGGTGACGTTGGTTGACGACGGCGCGCGGCCGGGCGGGCAGTTCGCCCTCGCCGAGCGCATGAGGTCCACGCCCGACTTCCACCGATTTGCCGACTGGTCAGCCTCGGAGAACGAGCGCCTCAGCGTGGACGTCCGCTTGGGTACCCACGCTGACACGTCCGACGCCGGTAAGTTGGCCCGCAATTTCGGCGCCGACGCGGTTGTCATCGCTTCTGGTGGTGGTCGGCCGGCGGCTGGGTTCATCGGCAGTGATTTACCGCGTGTTAGCGATATCCGGGACTGGCTCGCGGCGCACCCGGAGATTCTCGACGGCGGTTCGCGGCCACCGGAGGCCGTGACCATTTGGGGCGCTGATTCCGTGTCCATGAGCGTGGCCGACACCCTCGCTTCGCAGGGGACCGCTGTGCTGATCATCGGACCCCAGGAAGCGCTGGCGCCGGAGTCCGGACGTCGCGCCAAGATCCTGGCCGTGCCGCGCCTTGAGGCCAACCCGCGTGTGCGGATTTTCCTGTCCAGCACCATCGAGGAGTTCGATGGCGGCCGGGTACGCATCAGCCGTTCCGGCAGGGGCGACCAGTGGATCGACGCCCCGGGGGAGTTGCTTGTTTCCCGCTCCGTGCTGCCGTTGGGCGGACCGCTCACCGTGGAGCAACGGGAAGCGGAGCTCAGCCGGTCAGCGTCCATTCCCGTCGCATTGGCCGGAACCGTCGTCGATACTGCAGCGGCCATTGTGTCCAACGCGGTCAAGAGCGGGTACGACGCCGCTCAGCGGATTGCTGCTGCTTTGGTTGCCCGTGCTGATATTGATGGTGCCGAGCTCGCTGGAAACGTGCCAGTTCGCCGTAGCCTTCCGGCGATCTCGCAGCGGACCGGCGATCCCGCTGCTCCCAGTGCCTCCAAGCCTGTTGCCATTCCACCCCTCGGCACGCCACTGCGTCGGCTCGGACTTGCGCAGCTCTCCCTCGTGGGCACCGCACCCCCGGACCTGGTGACCATCGCCGCTGAGGCCGGTTTCGACTTCATCGGCGCACGCGTGCGTCCAGTGACACCCACTGAGCGCCTGTACAACCTCCAGCCTGGCTCGCCCATGCTTCGCGAAACCCTGGCTCGAATGGCCGACACGGGAATCACCGTTGAAGACATCGAGTTCCTGCTTCTGGACGGAACCGGCCTGCAGAATGGCGCCGATCAACGCGAAGCCTGGCTGCGGATGATGGAAGCGGGTCAAGCCCTGGGAGCATCCACGCTGACTGTTGCTTGCGCGGATCCGGACCGGGACCGTTTCGGGGATCACCTCGCGCAGATGACGCAGGACGGCAAAGCGTACGGGATCATCCCCACGCTGGAACCCATCGCGTATCAGACCGTCCGATCCATCCCGCAGGCTGTGGAGCTCGCGGACCGGGCAGACTGCAAAATCGTGGTGGATGCACTCCACGTCAACCGCTTCGGCGGCACGTTGGCCCAACTCGAAGGCGCCGCCGACCTGGTCCCCATGATCCAACTCTGTGACGGTCCGGCCATTCCGCCGCGCAGCAAGGAAGGGCTGATCCTTGAGTCCCGCTCGGAACGGGGTGTGCCGGGGGAAGGCGAATTCGACCTTCCAGCCATGCTCGCGTCGTTTCCCGCCGACATCCCCGTCAGCGTCGAAACCCCTTCCGGAAGCAGAGTGGCCGCCATAGGCGA
- a CDS encoding Gfo/Idh/MocA family protein has product MTSSATAPRIFRVGIAGCGAISRNHLEAFSALDNVRIVGVCDVDPRRASATAKSWGIPHAVTSVDELLALDLDIVSVCTPHPTHEDVVLRAAAAGVNVLCEKPIATKLESAERMVAACEDAGVELGVLFQRRFWPASQKIRTAIDDGTLGRAIMAQCSVMLHRDPDYYNRDAWRGTWENDGGGVLMSQAVHQVDLLQWYLGDVAEVYGKVNTYRHGDYIEVEDSATAVITFTSGAMATLEASTAVSPNLGIQLRITGETGASASLTEFPEGSDGRLDLWAVGERIVVEPVHPEGVEPNVDLSVINGQLIPFHKLQVKDFVQALETGTEPAITGKDALKSLRILLAVYESSRTGQPVRFAAVQPTHAAIPELRGREKVAR; this is encoded by the coding sequence ATGACTTCGTCAGCAACCGCACCCCGCATCTTCCGTGTTGGAATCGCGGGTTGCGGCGCCATTTCCCGCAACCATCTGGAAGCATTCAGTGCCCTGGACAACGTCAGGATCGTCGGCGTCTGCGATGTGGATCCGCGCCGGGCCTCGGCAACAGCGAAGAGCTGGGGAATCCCGCATGCGGTCACCAGTGTTGACGAGCTCCTCGCCTTGGACCTGGACATCGTTTCCGTCTGCACGCCGCACCCCACCCACGAGGACGTGGTGCTGAGGGCAGCAGCAGCCGGGGTCAACGTTCTCTGCGAGAAACCCATCGCTACCAAATTGGAGTCCGCCGAGCGCATGGTGGCAGCCTGCGAAGACGCCGGAGTTGAGCTGGGGGTCCTTTTCCAGCGCCGCTTCTGGCCGGCGTCGCAGAAGATCCGCACCGCGATCGACGACGGCACCCTGGGCCGGGCGATCATGGCCCAGTGCTCGGTCATGCTGCACCGCGACCCGGACTACTACAACCGCGACGCTTGGCGTGGCACGTGGGAGAACGATGGCGGCGGAGTGCTGATGTCCCAGGCCGTCCACCAAGTCGACCTCCTGCAGTGGTACCTGGGGGACGTGGCCGAGGTTTATGGCAAGGTCAACACCTACCGCCACGGCGACTACATAGAGGTAGAAGACTCCGCGACGGCAGTGATCACCTTCACCTCCGGAGCCATGGCAACGCTGGAGGCCTCCACCGCGGTATCGCCCAACCTTGGAATCCAGCTCCGCATTACCGGCGAAACGGGCGCCTCGGCATCCCTGACGGAATTCCCGGAAGGCAGCGATGGCCGACTGGACCTGTGGGCGGTGGGTGAGCGAATCGTCGTCGAGCCTGTCCATCCTGAAGGCGTCGAACCGAACGTTGACCTGTCCGTCATCAACGGCCAGCTGATCCCGTTCCACAAACTGCAGGTGAAGGACTTCGTGCAGGCGCTGGAAACCGGCACCGAACCGGCCATCACGGGAAAAGACGCGCTGAAATCCTTGCGGATCCTGCTGGCAGTCTACGAGTCCTCACGCACCGGCCAACCCGTCCGCTTCGCCGCAGTACAGCCCACCCACGCAGCCATTCCAGAGCTGCGCGGCCGTGAAAAGGTGGCTCGCTGA
- a CDS encoding MFS transporter: MGHVQQHSPSDANNAASPLGTEPVGTEPVEHVKMPKKAALASFLGSTLEYYDFFIYGTAAALIFPKIFFPGGDPVVALLGAMATFGVGYLARPLGGLVMSHYGDKIGRKQALMVTLVIMGVASIGIGFLPTYGQIGYWATALLLVGRLAQGFSAGAEAAGASTLTMEHSPEGRRAFFTSFVMTGYASGMVLSTVVFIPLAALPEEHLLSWGWRVPFWLSVVVLAVAYWIRTRLDEPPVFEEIVEHDKPKAIPAVAVMKTQWRDVLRVGVVMLFSVMQTTFTVYALAYATGPAVGIDRTLMLTVNAVTIGLSMVTIPISAMISDRIGRKKVLLVGAVGCALTTIGYFWAISEQNIALIFLFGFLNMTVFYSCWNGVWTVFFPEMFPAAVRYSGMAIGSQIGLILAGFAPAIATLLAQPGPNGWWPVAGFTILCLVASAIAIMTARETYNVPLEDLGKPRSSVK; encoded by the coding sequence ATGGGACACGTGCAGCAGCACTCGCCCTCGGACGCCAACAATGCGGCCTCGCCGCTTGGAACAGAACCGGTTGGAACAGAGCCGGTTGAACACGTCAAAATGCCCAAGAAGGCGGCACTCGCCTCCTTCCTTGGATCCACCCTGGAGTACTACGACTTCTTCATCTACGGCACTGCCGCCGCCCTGATCTTCCCCAAGATCTTCTTCCCCGGCGGCGACCCCGTAGTGGCATTGCTCGGAGCCATGGCGACGTTCGGCGTGGGCTACCTTGCCCGGCCACTCGGTGGCTTGGTGATGAGCCACTACGGTGACAAGATCGGCCGGAAGCAGGCGCTGATGGTCACGCTGGTGATCATGGGCGTCGCCTCCATCGGCATCGGATTCCTGCCCACGTATGGACAGATCGGCTACTGGGCAACGGCGTTGTTGCTGGTGGGCCGGCTGGCCCAGGGCTTCTCTGCCGGTGCTGAAGCCGCAGGTGCCTCGACCCTCACCATGGAGCACTCACCCGAAGGCCGCCGCGCGTTCTTCACCAGCTTCGTGATGACCGGATACGCCTCTGGAATGGTGCTGTCCACGGTCGTTTTCATCCCGTTGGCCGCCCTGCCCGAAGAGCATCTGCTCAGCTGGGGCTGGCGCGTGCCGTTCTGGCTTTCGGTAGTAGTCCTTGCGGTGGCGTACTGGATCCGGACCCGTTTGGATGAGCCCCCGGTGTTCGAGGAAATCGTGGAGCATGACAAGCCCAAGGCGATTCCCGCCGTCGCGGTCATGAAAACCCAGTGGCGCGACGTCCTGCGCGTTGGTGTGGTGATGCTGTTCTCCGTCATGCAGACCACCTTCACCGTCTATGCATTGGCCTACGCCACCGGCCCCGCCGTGGGGATCGACCGCACCCTCATGCTCACCGTGAACGCCGTGACCATCGGCCTGTCCATGGTGACCATCCCCATCTCGGCCATGATCTCGGACCGCATTGGCCGCAAGAAGGTCCTCCTGGTGGGTGCGGTTGGCTGCGCGCTGACCACCATCGGCTATTTCTGGGCCATCAGCGAGCAGAACATAGCTCTGATTTTCCTGTTCGGTTTCCTGAACATGACGGTCTTCTACTCCTGCTGGAACGGCGTGTGGACGGTGTTCTTCCCAGAGATGTTCCCCGCAGCGGTCCGCTACTCCGGCATGGCGATCGGCAGCCAGATCGGCTTGATCCTGGCTGGCTTCGCACCGGCCATCGCAACCCTCTTGGCCCAGCCCGGACCGAACGGTTGGTGGCCTGTAGCGGGCTTCACCATCCTGTGCCTGGTGGCTTCGGCCATCGCCATCATGACGGCCCGGGAAACCTACAACGTTCCGCTGGAGGACCTCGGCAAACCGCGGAGTTCCGTCAAGTAG
- a CDS encoding IclR family transcriptional regulator: MANSASGESVIERVVKIMDAFSKGQPWLPLKDMVRLTGMSRSTVHRLAMDLAANGLLERNAAGEFSVGMKMWELASRSNPLEEFRRRGLPFLEGVHAAVREHVALSIPDVETNSVLYLERLDRHGTVMNLAEVAGRLDIHTTSSGMAMMAHMPGWVQDRFLAGKLEKTTQATEVDPARIRSHLAQIRERGYARLVGVLVEENTAYSVPVFGQGQAVIGAISVVVPSVDEDAGLILPVLVAAGRGLSRTMGAERRPYGSRPWLSHPEP, encoded by the coding sequence ATGGCCAACTCGGCGTCGGGGGAGTCCGTGATCGAACGCGTCGTGAAGATCATGGATGCGTTTTCCAAAGGCCAGCCGTGGCTTCCCTTGAAGGACATGGTCCGGCTCACCGGAATGTCCCGCAGCACGGTGCATCGCCTGGCTATGGATTTGGCGGCCAACGGACTCCTGGAGCGTAACGCGGCCGGCGAGTTCAGTGTCGGAATGAAGATGTGGGAACTGGCCTCCCGCAGTAATCCCTTGGAGGAATTCCGGCGTCGCGGCTTGCCGTTCCTGGAAGGTGTCCACGCGGCCGTGCGGGAACACGTGGCCCTGTCCATTCCGGACGTGGAAACCAACAGTGTTCTTTACCTCGAACGCCTGGACCGGCATGGAACGGTCATGAACCTGGCGGAGGTTGCCGGCCGTCTGGACATCCACACCACGTCGTCGGGAATGGCCATGATGGCGCACATGCCGGGCTGGGTTCAGGACCGTTTCCTGGCAGGAAAGCTGGAGAAGACCACGCAGGCAACGGAGGTGGACCCTGCGAGGATCAGGAGCCACCTCGCCCAGATCCGCGAGCGTGGCTATGCCCGTTTGGTGGGTGTTCTGGTGGAGGAGAACACGGCCTATTCCGTGCCGGTGTTTGGCCAGGGCCAAGCCGTCATAGGTGCCATTTCCGTCGTCGTCCCTTCCGTGGACGAAGACGCCGGGCTGATACTCCCGGTCCTGGTGGCCGCAGGCCGCGGCTTGTCCCGGACCATGGGCGCTGAACGCCGGCCTTATGGCTCCCGTCCGTGGTTGTCCCACCCGGAGCCCTGA
- a CDS encoding LysR family transcriptional regulator → MELRQIEAFLAVAEELHFGRAAERLRMAQSPLSQTIKKLEKSLGAPLFERNTRSVTLTPAGHSLLPHARRILDEVDLARRAVSAGSGTIYGKLAIGFSGALNHATLPPLTRALRQHYPQLDVTLHGGLLTQEALHQLGNGALDLAFIGLPIDAPSLATRRIATERLGVTLPADHPLAGQASVEVAELAGDPFITMPAAQGSTLREVTFAACAAAGFRPRISQEVSDPYTALSLVAGGVGISLMPESIEGIMPAGIVFLPLQGDDVLLFSGLAWNPGAMSPAVRAALQVAEEVLPTPAD, encoded by the coding sequence GTGGAACTGCGGCAAATTGAGGCCTTCCTGGCAGTAGCCGAGGAATTGCACTTCGGCAGGGCGGCTGAGCGGCTTCGCATGGCCCAGTCGCCGTTGAGCCAAACCATCAAAAAGCTCGAAAAGAGCTTGGGCGCACCGCTCTTTGAACGCAACACCCGGTCCGTCACACTGACCCCGGCCGGGCATTCCCTGTTGCCGCACGCCCGTAGGATCCTGGACGAAGTGGACCTGGCACGAAGGGCTGTCAGCGCCGGATCGGGGACCATCTATGGCAAGCTCGCCATCGGCTTCTCCGGTGCCTTGAACCACGCCACGCTCCCTCCGCTGACGCGGGCCCTGCGCCAGCACTACCCGCAACTCGACGTCACACTTCATGGAGGCTTGCTGACCCAGGAAGCACTTCACCAGCTGGGCAACGGTGCACTGGATCTGGCCTTCATCGGCCTTCCCATCGACGCTCCGTCGCTGGCCACCCGGCGTATTGCCACTGAGCGGCTGGGGGTCACCCTGCCGGCAGACCACCCCCTGGCCGGACAGGCCTCCGTCGAAGTGGCCGAGCTGGCCGGTGATCCGTTCATCACCATGCCAGCCGCCCAAGGGTCCACGCTGCGTGAGGTCACCTTCGCGGCGTGTGCTGCCGCCGGGTTCCGCCCCAGGATCAGCCAGGAGGTCTCCGACCCCTACACGGCGCTGTCCTTGGTGGCCGGTGGCGTGGGCATCAGCCTGATGCCTGAGTCCATTGAGGGGATCATGCCGGCGGGCATCGTCTTCCTGCCGCTTCAAGGCGACGACGTCCTCCTATTTTCCGGACTCGCCTGGAACCCGGGCGCCATGTCGCCGGCCGTCCGGGCAGCACTACAGGTGGCCGAGGAAGTGCTGCCAACCCCCGCAGACTAG
- a CDS encoding YciI family protein, translating into MATFAVTYAYSDSTSAGRDTVRPAHVEFLKAQFDGGRLLRSGPFGPEESPGALLIIAGDSKTDVEALMDQDPFHQAGLIEERTVRQWNIFFGAEAAQPAATPAAQN; encoded by the coding sequence ATGGCCACGTTTGCCGTTACATACGCCTACTCCGACTCGACGTCCGCCGGCCGGGATACAGTCCGGCCCGCTCACGTGGAGTTCCTCAAAGCCCAGTTCGACGGCGGTCGCCTCCTCAGGAGCGGCCCTTTCGGTCCGGAGGAATCACCAGGCGCTCTGCTGATCATCGCCGGTGACAGCAAAACCGACGTCGAAGCCCTCATGGACCAGGACCCGTTCCACCAGGCAGGGCTCATTGAGGAACGGACCGTGCGGCAGTGGAACATCTTCTTCGGCGCTGAGGCTGCGCAGCCGGCAGCCACGCCCGCCGCGCAGAACTGA
- a CDS encoding alcohol dehydrogenase catalytic domain-containing protein, producing the protein MLSAITVSKETIAFLDSPEPVLEPGHALVRVHNVTLCGTDLHIWEDDYPTELPLVQGHEFSGIVEALAPGDTSPGGSGKDVVQDISIGDRVAVNPIIYCGECRPCLTSRYNVCQNVGCLGCYSDGALTELISVPVEKLCPVPDDLPLDIAAMAEPASIAMQAVNRGRPEPGDTALVLGSGPIGLLATLFLTELGVTVICADTEQHRLDLAVGFGAADTLLVRPGSDFPDEHQAQRLHSMTDGYGPQLVIEATGVPSSLENAIRLVASAGRIVQVGISPRQASVSMKDIPYKELDLMGSRMSLNLIPDGLALLSRHPEQARALMTHRFAFAEVQKAYRLMQGRTGKIGKIVIEMPAGSVA; encoded by the coding sequence GTGCTGTCCGCGATCACCGTCTCCAAGGAGACCATTGCTTTTCTGGATTCTCCTGAGCCTGTCCTTGAACCGGGCCACGCCCTGGTCCGGGTCCACAACGTCACGCTCTGCGGCACCGACCTTCATATCTGGGAGGACGACTACCCCACAGAGCTCCCCCTGGTCCAAGGCCATGAGTTCTCCGGCATCGTGGAGGCCCTCGCGCCTGGCGATACCAGCCCCGGAGGCTCCGGGAAGGACGTAGTCCAGGACATCAGCATCGGCGACCGCGTTGCCGTCAACCCCATCATCTACTGCGGCGAGTGCCGCCCGTGCCTCACCAGCCGGTACAACGTCTGCCAGAACGTGGGCTGCCTGGGCTGCTACTCGGATGGGGCACTGACAGAACTGATCAGCGTCCCGGTGGAGAAGCTGTGCCCCGTTCCCGACGATCTCCCGCTGGACATCGCCGCCATGGCCGAACCCGCATCCATCGCCATGCAGGCCGTCAACCGCGGCCGACCCGAGCCCGGCGACACCGCGCTGGTGTTGGGAAGCGGCCCCATCGGATTGCTGGCCACGCTGTTCTTGACGGAGCTTGGAGTCACGGTGATCTGCGCCGATACCGAGCAGCACCGGCTGGATCTTGCGGTCGGGTTCGGTGCCGCGGACACCTTGCTGGTAAGGCCGGGAAGCGACTTCCCGGATGAACACCAAGCACAGCGCCTTCACTCCATGACCGACGGGTACGGCCCGCAACTGGTCATCGAAGCCACCGGGGTTCCTTCCTCCTTGGAGAATGCCATCAGGCTGGTTGCCAGCGCCGGCAGGATTGTCCAGGTGGGCATCTCTCCGCGGCAAGCCAGCGTCTCCATGAAGGACATCCCCTACAAGGAACTGGATCTCATGGGCAGCCGGATGAGCCTCAACCTCATCCCTGACGGGCTCGCCCTGCTGTCCCGTCACCCCGAACAGGCACGTGCCCTCATGACCCACCGCTTCGCATTTGCGGAGGTGCAGAAGGCGTACCGATTGATGCAGGGACGAACCGGGAAGATCGGCAAAATCGTCATCGAGATGCCTGCGGGAAGCGTCGCATGA
- a CDS encoding FAD-dependent oxidoreductase: protein MSTSIVTAPEQLKASYDVVIMGSGAAGLVAAVRAADAGLSVLVVEKAPLLGGTTAAGGGVMWAPNNHLAKAAGYQDSHADGVAYLTEAAGHVMTAQEIEWYVATAPRAVDFLNRNTKVSMVPIARPDYHMEWKGSADGGRGLDNNAFDPQDYPGLSGLIRPSSYFPLLTMTERDELNGRAADPLLLERRASTGIRTMGGALVGSLIASAVDRGVHLVVSSPVEDLSPSGAGWMVRLGGVSADATVAATAVVLASGGFEWNPRLRSAFLPYQVTPISAPSNEGDGLELGLKAGAAVEDMTAVWGVPVISTAAHQYDGQQSGRMGNVEMTLPGSITVNSDGKRFVNEALNYHDASRVFASINPHTGRQQNNPAWLVFDSAYVAKYPVAGSSPGEPAEWMVSAPSLELLAKEVGINPAGLDATVSRFNADALLGVDTEFGRGATAQDRFLGDAGNTPNPCLAPLLVPPFYAVPIRAGVLGTSGGLATDFSGRVLDHRQQAIPGLYAAGNVSAGVFRNNYPGGGATLGSAITRAFAVGEDLAARLK from the coding sequence ATGAGCACCTCAATCGTCACCGCGCCCGAACAACTCAAGGCAAGCTACGACGTCGTGATCATGGGCAGTGGCGCCGCCGGACTGGTGGCCGCCGTCCGTGCTGCCGATGCCGGACTGAGCGTCCTGGTGGTGGAGAAGGCGCCGCTGCTGGGCGGCACCACGGCTGCCGGTGGCGGCGTGATGTGGGCACCGAACAACCACCTCGCCAAGGCTGCCGGGTACCAGGACAGCCATGCCGACGGCGTCGCTTACCTCACGGAGGCAGCCGGCCACGTGATGACGGCCCAGGAAATCGAGTGGTACGTCGCCACTGCGCCGCGGGCTGTGGACTTCCTGAACCGGAACACCAAAGTGTCCATGGTTCCCATTGCCCGCCCGGATTACCACATGGAATGGAAAGGATCCGCGGACGGCGGCCGCGGCCTGGACAACAACGCCTTCGATCCCCAGGACTACCCCGGCCTTTCGGGACTGATCCGGCCGTCGTCGTACTTCCCGCTGCTCACCATGACCGAACGCGATGAACTCAACGGCCGCGCCGCTGATCCGTTGCTGCTGGAACGCCGGGCGTCCACCGGGATCCGGACCATGGGCGGCGCCTTGGTCGGGAGCCTGATCGCGAGCGCTGTGGACCGCGGCGTGCACCTTGTGGTGTCCAGTCCGGTGGAGGACTTGTCACCGTCAGGTGCCGGGTGGATGGTGCGTCTCGGTGGCGTTTCTGCCGACGCGACCGTGGCCGCGACCGCCGTCGTGCTTGCCTCTGGTGGTTTCGAATGGAATCCGCGGCTTCGCAGCGCGTTCTTGCCGTATCAGGTGACGCCCATCAGCGCCCCGTCCAACGAGGGCGACGGCTTGGAACTCGGGCTCAAGGCCGGCGCGGCTGTTGAGGACATGACGGCAGTGTGGGGCGTTCCGGTGATTTCGACGGCGGCCCATCAGTACGACGGTCAGCAGTCGGGGCGTATGGGAAACGTGGAGATGACGTTGCCGGGATCCATCACCGTGAACAGCGACGGCAAGCGTTTCGTCAACGAGGCGCTCAACTATCACGACGCCAGCAGGGTCTTCGCCTCGATCAACCCGCATACGGGCAGGCAACAGAACAACCCGGCGTGGTTGGTTTTTGATTCCGCCTATGTGGCCAAATACCCGGTAGCGGGCTCCTCACCGGGCGAACCTGCAGAGTGGATGGTGTCCGCGCCCAGCCTGGAACTCCTGGCCAAGGAGGTGGGCATCAATCCAGCCGGTCTCGATGCCACGGTGTCCCGGTTCAACGCCGACGCGCTTCTCGGCGTGGACACGGAATTCGGCCGGGGCGCCACTGCCCAGGACCGATTCCTGGGCGATGCCGGGAACACCCCCAATCCTTGTCTGGCGCCCTTGCTGGTTCCACCGTTTTACGCGGTTCCCATCCGGGCAGGCGTACTCGGCACGTCGGGCGGGTTGGCTACGGACTTCAGTGGTCGCGTCTTGGACCATCGGCAGCAGGCCATTCCGGGACTTTATGCGGCGGGCAACGTCTCGGCCGGGGTCTTCCGCAACAACTACCCCGGTGGCGGTGCCACCCTTGGTTCCGCGATCACCCGTGCCTTCGCTGTTGGGGAAGATCTCGCGGCCCGGCTGAAGTAG